In the Deltaproteobacteria bacterium genome, one interval contains:
- a CDS encoding GTP-binding protein, translating into MAKEKFERTKPHCNVGTIGHVDHGKTTLTA; encoded by the coding sequence ATGGCTAAGGAAAAGTTTGAGAGGACGAAGCCCCATTGTAACGTGGGAACCATTGGTCACGTTGACCATGGAAAGACAACATTAACGGC